The genomic window acaaaaattttgagCTGTTTTGTGAAATCTTTGCCATTACTTGTACCAGTAATAACATGTTTTCCTAttagaataattttcattttatagtttataatgttaaaaatgcttttcagTGAAATGCCCAATCTAGAAGCTGAAACATTCGTCCACTCCATATATACTCAGTTTTATTCTGATCTCTTGCATTTGAGGAGTTTTTATGTTGTTGGCTTGGTCTGTGGCTCTCTGCATGGATATTATTCTGTATGCCtaactattttctttcttctcaggaGTCTCAATGTTGGCTACCACAGCCGGTCTTTATCTCGTTCCATTTTGTAAGACGGCAGTCTTGCTGATTATTATGGTGTCCATCTTTGGCATTTCAATGGGCATTCTGGATACAGGTTAGTGAGGTCCCACTGTGGGGTCTGGGAACAGGGACTTTACCAGAAAACTAGACCAGATGAGTAGTTGTCACTTTCAGTGTTTTCTAAAAAAACATTGGCAGGAGAgctagcacagaggttaaggccctgccttacatgtggccagtcAACCATGTTTGCATCCCTGCCTCCCATatttgctccctgagcacttcccaggagcactcctgagcacagagccaggaccctgAGAGTATTTCAGGATTTGGCCCTGAAACAAATCCAGAATAAAGCACTGACCTGCAGGTGGTTCATGAGGTTACTGGACCTGACTTTCTTTTTGCCACTATCTATGGCCAAGAAGGATGCCAGTTTTTATGcatgtgaattaaaaaattttttgttctgtGGGAAATGGGTTAGCCAAGTTTGGAACTCCATCAGCTGGGAAGTGTAGGAGCTAGTCAGTTAAAATTTCTAGATGTACCCTGGATTTTGAGGTCAGAAAATCCTGTGCtatgtattattttcttcacATCCTTCTCCTGAAAAGTTCCTGCCTCCATAAGGAGATCCCCCTTCATATATCTTGATATATTTTAAGACCTATTTTATAACCTAGAGATATTTATTCACTCTTTAACCCTGCATTGTTCCCTTCCTTCTTGTTCTACGTATATTTCTAGTTCGGGAAATATTTTATACTCTCAGTATAGTTTTGGTTGTGAAATTATGGAACATAATTGTGtctataaagaaaagaaagaaagggtttaattcctggcatcccctatggcctgggaacagccaggatgattcttgaatgcagagccaggagtaatgccttaacattgccaggtgtggcccaaaaccaaaaaaaataaatgaaagaacacCCAAGACTTGGCTTACTCGTATCTGTTGTTTATAGGATGTGCTTTACTTTATCATGTACTATGTGTAAAGTTTATTGTTTTGATATAGAGTACTGTACCTCTTATAGGAGTATAGACAGTGTAAGTGCAGGTGTTTGAAAGTATCCTTGTTTCTATAATGGACAGAGCAGAATCCTAAAGTGTTCAAGTTCCTGAAAACTTCTTTTGTTTCTGCTATATGCTTGGATATTTTTCTCAGTGGGTTACCAATAGCTTTggtagtctttttgttttttatttttgggcttaGTGATGGTCAGgtcttactcccggttctgtgctcagggaatcacacctggcagtcttggaccatataagatactggggattgaatccaggtaaatttcgtgtgaggcaaacaccctgcccactgtactatccctctggcccctagcTTTGATAGTCTTGCCACTACATAATGatacattttatctttattgataTACATAttatgcttataaatgaataaaaacatgcAGATCCCATCTTCCCCAAATTTGTTACTAGAACTGTACAGCCTGTGATAATGTGCTTGATCTAGGATGCAGTGGTTTACAGGTTGGTAGAATTCTCTCCATAAGTATGTGCTGGTACAATTCTGTGTTCTTTAGGAGTTTCTTAATCCTAGAATTCACGGCATTTCTTAGCAGTGTTAGCTGAGTACATGGTTATCTTGGTCTATGGATTCCTCTTTGTGATAGAAATAAACTACTATTTTCTACATCACTATGATTAAATgactccttcctcccttgcccccTTTCATTGGCAGGTGGGAACGTCCTGATCCTGGCTCTTTGGGGGGATAAAGGAGCCCCACACATGCAGGCCTTACACTTCAGTTTTGCCTTTGGCGCCTTTGTGGCTCCATTGCTGGCCAAGTTGGCATTGGGCACAACGGTGTCTGCCGAAAACCACACGGAAACCGACCTGAACCATTCTGCACTCATCCAGTCCTCCGGAGCTGACCCAGGCGCTCTGCTGGGAGTGCCTGATGATCTGAATTTATTGTGGACCTACACTGTTATCGGTACTTACATTTTTgtagtttctctctttttttttgccttgtttttCAAGAAAAGCTCAAAGCAGGAAAAAGCTAAAGTGTCTGCCCAGAGATCTCGAAGAGCTAAGTATCACGTAGCTCTTCTTTGTctcctgttcatttttttctttttttatgttggaGCTGAGGTCACATATGGCTCTTATGTTTTCTCCTTTGCCACCACTCATGCTGGCATGACAGAAAGCGAAGCTGCTGGGTTGAACTCCATCTTCTGGGGCACCTTTGCAGCCTTCAGAGGTCTGGCCATCTTTTTTGCTGCATTTTTGCAACCTGGAACCATGATTGTGTTGAGCAACATTGGCTGTCTGACTTCTTCTATATTTTTGGTGCTTTTCAACAAGAACCGGATTTGTCTCTGGGTAGCCACGTCAGTGTATGGGGCCTCGATGGCAACCACATTTCCCAGCGGCATTTCTTGGATAGAGCAGTATACATCCATCCATGGGAAATCTGCAGCATTTTTTGTAGTAGGTGCTGCCCTAGGCGAAATGGCTATTCCTGCAGTCATTGGAATCCTTCAAGGAGAATACCCAGATTTGCCGGTGGTCTTATACACCTCTTTGGGGGCGGCAATAGCCACTGCAGTTTTATTCCCTGTGATGTACAAATTAGCCACCTTACCTCTTGATCGTGAGCGAAAAGAACGCAGGAAGAGTGAGGACCAGAAAGCTTTACTGTCTAGCTCTGGGCTGAATGACTATGAGGATGGGAATGAAGATGATGATGGAGAAAAGTGGAATGAAATGGATTTCGAAGTGGTTGAAATGAGCGATGCGATGATGAGTTCTGTCATAGACACATCTAGGAGATCCTGATGGCGCTGGCAGCTGACATGTCCAAGCAACGCCACTCAGATGCTTTGGTGTTGGAGTTTGCTGCTTTAGTTAATGTGGGCAGCACCGCTGTCAGCCACTTTGCATGAAACCAGGACAGAAGGGACTTCTACTTAGAGAAGATGGATTTTCACTGTATTGAAAGTCACCAGTTCTAAGAAGCAGAACACAAGCAGATTTTCAACCTGCTTTTGGGAACCAAGTGTCTAAGTCAGAGTACAGCAATGCTAAACAGTTTTCAGACAGTCCAGAGGCTTCCATGAAGAATATAATATACTAGGATTTTATTGTGGGAACAATTTTTTGGCATGTGGCTGATTTATGTTTTATGATCATACCTGCCTATAGCATGTATATgagacttttattattttttttatgcttttatttttgtgtaggaCATCATCACCTTGCCCCAAATGTGCTGGTGGATTCATGGCCATTCTCTCTCATTGATTCTTGACCTTGTGATTCAGGCTTTAGGGATCAGTTTTCAGTCCCGGTGGTGctttgtggctgccagggttaTCACAGTGGTGCTTGCCAGCACAGGGCcacatctggggtgctgaggtcTCTAGAAAAATACTGGTAGTGCTTCAGgggccatggggtgctggggattgcacgtAGACCTGTGTATATCCTGCAAATACTCCCATCTCTTGAGATATCTCCTGTGCTCCTAAGACACTTTGAGGCTGCTTATCCTCCTAGATGAATGTCAGTTGTAAGGACTAGAGCAaatagggcacttatcttgcatgctctgacccaggtttgatccctggcacccgatatggtcctgccagaagtgattcctgagtagagagccaggagtaatttctgagcactgccaggtgtgggcacccccccccaaaaaaaaaaaaacttataattCATCAGTGTGCTGAAAAGTTACCAGTTATTGATACTATCTTATTACATAATCATCACAATTGCATATTCATTATACCCTCTTTTTTaagttcagaaattatttttataaccttTCAAATAGATTCACATAATGGTCACACCCTAcattattgcaaaaaaaaaattaggataaaATCTGCAACAGTTACTTGGCAAAATAATGCTATTCTGCCTATGAAGTTTGGATAGATATTTCTGTGCAGATGGACAAGTTTCTCTTAACTGATTTATCCTGTGAGTAAGATTGAACCAAAGAGTGATAATTACTTTTGATTTCTAATTTCTACGAAAAGCACTAGAACAGGATGCTGGAGACCTGTCTTCAAGCCAGTTTAGCTGCTTCTCagccttctgactctgcattcagtttcttaagttttttgtagcttttaaaagttttatgagTTTATAAATGAGTATAAGGTGGTCAAACTAGGAATTCATTAGTTTCTAAGTTTGTACAAGATATCTGTTAGGACCTAAGGTAAATGCTACCCAGTTTCTTAATTTCAAATGAAACATGAAGGAAATTGATAGCTTTAATtgatagggctggagaaatagtacaggaattaaggcatttgccttgcatgtgctgatcCCCAATTGTCAGCTGAGTTCGTGCAAAGGACTAAAGAACATTCACTGAATGTGGAAGCCCCTACTATAGTTTCCAGGCACCCCATAGTCCCCTGACTGCCTCTCGGAGACGCCTAAGCACTGTGctggaagcaacccctgagcactaatgggcattaagaaaagaaacacacTTCAGAATATGTCTGAAAAGCCAGTGATCTTGGGCCAAAGAAAGCTGGAGcaagaggcacttgccttgcatgtgaacaacacagaattcaatctctggcactgcatggtcctttgagcactgggagtaaccccaaaacccaaaacactccCCTCTAGATCAGTGATCTTTGAATATTGCTACTAAATTCAATAGGAAAATTTTGTATGTAAAATAGTGTCACGTTTTATAATTGTGTCTATAGTAGCCAAAAATATACAGTAATTGTGAGAGCTATTCTGCTTTTATTGATGCTTTGCTATTTTTATATACTGATTTTCTCTAGTTGTGTTCTGCAAGTTGTAGAGAAGTTTGGTTCTGATTTTCCAAGCAGTTCCAGAGTTCCTCCAGGGGTGTCATTGAGGGCCCGTGCCCAACCTGGTTACAGCGTGAATCTGGCAAAACAGAGTGGTCACCACTGATACTGACTTGTTGGTGACAGGCCAGTTCTCTCCTCTGTACCAGGTTTCCTGCTCATCACTGATGTCTACCTCATGCATGTTGCTTTTGTTGGTGAAATGTGTATAAATTTGCTTCCCTTTACCCCAAGTGAAATAGAAAATCTTTTTGACCACTGACACTTCACCTTATCCACCTGCCACAGTATTGCTCATATTACAACTGCTCTATGAGTTTGGAGAAGACAGGTAGAGAAACTAAGAGAAAACTatattctgggccagagagatgctccGTGGCTGAACCCTGGCTTTCTGTGTAGGAGGCCTGGGCTGGAtatctggcaccatatggtcccccagggacTAAtcgaagtgacccctgagcacagagccactagTAGCCCCTGAAAATAGCTGAATATGCGCCCCAAAaccaatagtaaaaataaaaacaaacagccaATTTTTGTCCATTTTGCAGTGTATTTTGCTATAGCTAGAAATTGGAGGTGGCCTCTATCATTTACAGCTTCTTTCTCCCACTATTGACATATAGGAATAGCAGCTACTTGTCCACGGGGCTCCAGATAAACTAGAATTCTGCCTGAAGGATGAACATTTAAGGGGTAAGAACTGCAGCTTGGTTAGGTGGTGAGTTATAAGGCGAGCATAGGACAtttaactcccccccccccgcccttgcccccctgagtgccactgaaATGTGAATGGCCACAGTGAGGTGAGGACTGTTGAAGTTTGATGACGTTTTTCCATATTGGAAGTGTGAGACAGTAGAATTCTAAGAATTAGCATCAAGCAATCAGTGTCTGCTGATGCTGAAGTATTCTATTGCTGAGTATCAGATGACCCTAAAtgtaattattaaatttatatgatAATGTGATACCTCTTTCAATTTTCTAGTGTGGGGACTTGGGCTCAGTGTCCCTGGGCCTGTTTGGTGCCACAGGGCCACTGTCCCGGGTGTATGGGCTGAGTCCTGTCTAGAGCTTGGGGCTCCACTTGGGCTGCTGGCTTAAAGGCTGCAGTGCCTGGCTGTGGTGGGCTGAGGCCAGCCCTGTGCTCGCCACAGGTGCCGTGTCTGTCCCCGAGCCCCTGCAGTTCTTTCTCAGCACAGGGTAGCGTTTTCAGAGCTACAGGAGACACCCGTGATCTTGATGGGGTCTGAGATAAAGGGGGCCATCAGAGAAGTGTTGGCTCAAGGCAAGTCATAACCTTCTGGAAGT from Sorex araneus isolate mSorAra2 chromosome 4, mSorAra2.pri, whole genome shotgun sequence includes these protein-coding regions:
- the MFSD4B gene encoding LOW QUALITY PROTEIN: sodium-dependent glucose transporter 1 (The sequence of the model RefSeq protein was modified relative to this genomic sequence to represent the inferred CDS: inserted 1 base in 1 codon; deleted 1 base in 1 codon), producing the protein MEPEPAVVEASRRSEPSGGRLRWFVTVVLCAAFLGLGLSIAILGPTFQDLAKNVNRNISSLSLIFVGRASGYLSGSVIGGVLFDTMNHFLLLGVSMLATTAGLYLVPFCKTAVLLIIMVSIFGISMGILDTGGNVLILALWGDKGAPHMQALHFSFAFGAFVAPLLAKLALGTTVSAENHTETDLNHSALIQSSGADPGALLGVPDDLNLLWTYTVIGTYIFVVSLFFFALFFKKSSKQEKAKVSAQRSRRAKYHVALLCLLFIFFFFYVGAEVTYGSYVFSFATTHAGMTESEAAGLNSIFWGTFAAFRGLAIFFAAFLQPGTMIVLSNIGCLTSSIFLVLFNKNRICLWVATSVYGASMATTFPSGISWIEQYTSIHGKSAAFFVVGAALGEMAIPAVIGILQGEYPDLPVVLYTSLGAAIATAVLFPVMYKLATLPLDRERKERRKSEDQKALLSSSGLNDYEDGNEDDDGEKWNEMDFEVVEMSDAMMSSVIDTSRRXLMALAADMSKQRHSDALVLEFAALVNVGSTAVSHLHETRTEGTST